TAACATACGGAAAATACTAAACTATTAACAAATAAACCGATTATTATTGACATGTAATGTAATGTATAGTAGCCAAATGacatgaaaatgacaaaaatttctGAAAAGTGAAGGGCAATGtagtacaaaaaagttgttttgaacGAAACTGACGAACATGTCCAAACCTCGGGGACGATTTCGacaatttactcaaaaaaaaaaaaaaaaaaaactaaactataTACGAAAAACACTAaactatttagaaaaaaaaaagttttattgACATATAAAGTATAGTATTGGTACCCAAATAACATACATACGAAAAATGCTAAACTACATTAAAAAATACTAAACCACTTAAAAAATACCATTTATTTACGTGTAACACAAAAAATGATTATACTTATACCTGTGAATTTGTTATTTGCGATATTGACTTGCTGGAGTGATGGCAAGAGAAAAAACCATCCAGGAATAGTTCCAGTCAGCGAGTTGTCACCGAGTTCCACAACTTCCAGCTGAGTCAACTCAGTAAATGAAGCCGATTGTAAATACCCAGATAGTAAATTAGATCTCAACGCAAGCTCAATTAAGTTTCGTGGCAGTTTCGGGATGAGTCCCTTAATTTTATTAAAGCTCAGATCAAGCCGAGTCAAACCGAGTTGACTCAGTGAGTCAGGCAATGCCCCGGTTAACAAATTATGCGAAATGTCCAACGTTTCGATTGTTTTTAATCCGGAAAGAGCAGGTGGGATGGTTCCGGAGAAGGAATTGGATCGGAGGTTAAGTGTCCGGAGATTTGGGAGGGAAAAAAGAGAAATGGGGATTGGGCCGGAGAGCTTGTTATCGGAGAGATCGATAGTGATGAGTTGGGTGAGTTGGGAGACGAGTGGGGAGAGAGTTCCGGAGTAGCCGGCTCGGTCGAAAGTGAGTTGGGTGACTCGGTTGTTAGAGCAGGAGAGGCCGCAGAGGAAGTGGGTGAAGTGGGGGTTGGAGCATGGGTCAGAGGTGAAGTTCCATGAGGCTAGGCAGGAGTAGGGTGGAATGGTGGTGGGGTTGATGCCGGATTTGATTGATTTGAGGGCCAATATGTCGGTGGAGAATGTAGTGGCGTTGATGGCCGTAACGAGGAGGAGGAAGAGGGTGGTGGAGAGTGTGATAGGATTCATGGTAAATAAAGATTTGTTAGAGGGAATTTGGGGGAAAATGGGTTTTATTTGGTGGTTGTGATTGGGGCAGAAATAAGGTGCATAATGCGTTACTCACTTGGGTAGTATGAGATATTTTCTTATTTTAAGTGTTATGGATTGTCCATTTTATATTATAGATATGTTATACgtgttaatattaatattattgaaAGTACGAGTCAGATATGAAAGTGTTTTTTTAATGTAAGGaataatattaatataataaagtTAGATCTTTTTTATAAGTTGGTATAGTTTAATGGTTATTGTTTAAACTCACCAAAACTTTAATACGGGTAAAGAGAAGAGGGTTGGAGGTTATTAAGGGTGTTTATTACTTTGTTTTGATGACCTTTTAACTCAAAGCTGTTACCGCTTTACCATATCTTTAAACAAAACAAACTAATGAACTAAACAAAACTGTAGAGTTTGGATTTATACCAATTATACTCTGTCATGTCAACTTCTCTCGTTGAAGTAATCCATTTCTAAAGGATGTTCCACTCTAGAGAGCGCTCCACTAAAGGATGCTCCACTCGTTGGAGCAATccatttctttttttatttttaaaaattatgCATAACAATTAAAACATAttataaactaaataaaattataataaaatagttttaataTTTACTAAAAAATAACTTTTCTGAAAGGTATGCTGTAAAATAACTATTATCTTGTTCTGTAAAGACAAGTGTAAAGATTTTAcatattttaatattaatttttagcTATGACAGGGACTATTATGTAAATGTTTGGGACAATTGCATGTTACCCTTAAAAATCTTCATATTAAACTAAAATTGTTTATATTCTCTTTCTTAActaataaattataaatttactcaatttgatttatttaattaaaaacaaattatataattacttttttacccttatttttattgaaactttaaaaattacatatttaTTCATTTTTACTGGTTTTTGTGGCTTTTTCacaattctttttgtttttgtttttctacGTTTTGCTAgttattttttcttttctttttttttttttttgcctttttACTAAGTTATTTATTTTACTAAGATATATCTAGGCGTGTTTGTGATTTTCAGCTGATTTATAAATATGTACAT
This is a stretch of genomic DNA from Helianthus annuus cultivar XRQ/B chromosome 16, HanXRQr2.0-SUNRISE, whole genome shotgun sequence. It encodes these proteins:
- the LOC110915967 gene encoding LRR receptor-like serine/threonine-protein kinase ER1 — its product is MNPITLSTTLFLLLVTAINATTFSTDILALKSIKSGINPTTIPPYSCLASWNFTSDPCSNPHFTHFLCGLSCSNNRVTQLTFDRAGYSGTLSPLVSQLTQLITIDLSDNKLSGPIPISLFSLPNLRTLNLRSNSFSGTIPPALSGLKTIETLDISHNLLTGALPDSLSQLGLTRLDLSFNKIKGLIPKLPRNLIELALRSNLLSGYLQSASFTELTQLEVVELGDNSLTGTIPGWFFLLPSLQQVNIANNKFTGIEILKPVNSNLIAVDAGYNKITGYLSANFSNYPMLSSLTLRYNKLHGPIPTEYSTLKRLFLDGNYLNGMPPKEFFSGKSSVSGSLGDNCLKSCPVSSELCLKSQKSLAICQQAYGGKVKQKS